A genomic region of Micromonospora sp. NBRC 110009 contains the following coding sequences:
- a CDS encoding MFS transporter, whose translation MTRQRLHPAWLVAGVSFVALVGAAGFRATPGVLLHPLHAEFGWPLATISAAVSVNLMLYGLTAPFAAALMDRFGIRRVVTAALVLVALGSGLTVMMSASWQLVLCWGVLVGLGTGSMALAFVATVTGRWFVHRRGLVTGVLTAGGAAGQLVFLPLVAVLVRDHGWRVAALVVAGAALAVVPLVGWLLREHPADLGLPAYGATEVVPATPPAGGAAARAIGALAAAARTRPFWLLAGGFAICGATTNGLVGTHFVPAAHDHGMPETTAAGLLALVGLFDIAGTVASGWLTDRVDSRLLLGAYYALRGGSLLVLPSLFADSAQPSMLVFVIFYGLDWVATVPPTVALCREWFGASGAVVFGWVFAAHQVGAALAATGAGLVRDQLGDYAPAWYAAGALSIGAAGLSLLLRRREEEPSFAVPVAAGGRAWSYRG comes from the coding sequence GTGACCCGACAGCGTCTGCACCCGGCCTGGCTCGTGGCCGGGGTCTCCTTCGTCGCGCTGGTCGGCGCGGCCGGCTTCCGCGCCACTCCCGGCGTGCTGCTGCACCCCCTGCACGCCGAGTTCGGCTGGCCGCTCGCGACCATCTCCGCCGCCGTCTCGGTCAACCTCATGCTCTACGGGCTCACCGCGCCGTTCGCCGCCGCGCTGATGGACCGCTTCGGCATCCGCCGGGTGGTGACCGCCGCGCTGGTCCTGGTCGCCCTCGGCAGCGGGCTGACCGTGATGATGAGCGCGAGCTGGCAGCTCGTCCTCTGCTGGGGCGTGCTGGTCGGGCTCGGCACCGGCTCGATGGCGCTGGCGTTCGTGGCGACGGTGACCGGGCGCTGGTTCGTGCACCGCCGTGGCCTGGTCACCGGGGTGCTCACCGCGGGCGGGGCGGCCGGGCAGCTGGTCTTCCTCCCGCTGGTCGCCGTGCTGGTCCGCGACCACGGCTGGCGGGTCGCGGCGCTGGTCGTCGCCGGGGCCGCGCTGGCCGTCGTACCCCTGGTGGGATGGCTGCTGCGCGAGCACCCGGCGGATCTCGGCCTGCCCGCCTACGGCGCGACCGAGGTGGTGCCCGCGACGCCGCCGGCAGGCGGGGCGGCGGCCCGGGCGATCGGCGCGCTCGCCGCGGCCGCGCGGACACGGCCGTTCTGGCTGCTCGCCGGGGGTTTCGCGATCTGCGGCGCGACGACGAACGGCCTGGTGGGCACCCACTTCGTGCCGGCCGCGCACGACCACGGCATGCCGGAGACCACGGCGGCCGGGCTGCTCGCCCTGGTGGGGCTCTTCGACATCGCCGGCACCGTGGCCTCCGGATGGCTGACCGACCGGGTGGACAGCCGGCTGCTGCTCGGCGCCTACTACGCCCTGCGCGGCGGGTCGCTGCTGGTGCTGCCGAGCCTCTTCGCCGACAGCGCCCAGCCGAGCATGCTGGTCTTCGTCATCTTCTACGGCCTCGACTGGGTGGCCACCGTGCCGCCGACCGTGGCCCTGTGCCGGGAATGGTTCGGGGCCTCCGGCGCGGTGGTGTTCGGCTGGGTGTTCGCCGCCCACCAGGTCGGCGCGGCCCTCGCGGCGACCGGCGCCGGCCTGGTCCGGGACCAGCTCGGCGACTACGCGCCGGCCTGGTACGCGGCCGGCGCGCTGTCGATCGGGGCGGCCGGGCTCTCCCTGCTGCTGCGCCGCCGGGAGGAAGAGCCGTCGTTCGCGGTTCCGGTCGCCGCCGGCGGCCGGGCCTGGAGTTATCGGGGCTGA
- a CDS encoding GlxA family transcriptional regulator — protein sequence MRNNRAMTVVPHRIAVLALDGVVGLDLGTPAQVFGTARTGDLTPLYSVATCTPGGRPIRCTAGFQVLPDHGLELLESADTVIVPGVHEGPALTDGTVDPEVAAALRAAHERGARVMSICTGAFVLAAAGLLHGRRATTHWAYADRFRRLHPGVDLDPEVLFLDSGGVLTSAGVAAGLDLCLHVIRTDHGSEVANRSARRCVVPPWRDGGQAQYIERPVPRTADTGTAATREWARQRLHEPVALRDLAAHARMSVRTFTRHFRSETGLSPAQWLLQQRTEHARLLLETTGLTVDQIARHAGFGTTAALRQHFHHRVGVAPTAYRRTFRRSPDPA from the coding sequence ATGCGCAATAATCGAGCCATGACTGTCGTGCCGCACCGGATCGCGGTGCTCGCCCTGGACGGAGTGGTCGGGCTCGACCTGGGCACCCCGGCCCAGGTCTTCGGCACCGCCCGGACCGGCGACCTGACCCCGCTCTACAGCGTCGCGACCTGCACCCCCGGCGGTCGGCCGATCCGCTGCACCGCCGGCTTCCAGGTCCTCCCCGACCACGGTCTGGAGCTGCTGGAGTCCGCCGACACGGTGATCGTCCCCGGCGTCCACGAGGGCCCGGCGCTGACCGACGGGACGGTGGACCCCGAGGTGGCGGCGGCGCTGCGGGCCGCCCACGAGCGCGGCGCCCGGGTCATGTCGATCTGCACGGGCGCCTTCGTGCTGGCCGCCGCCGGCTTGCTCCACGGCCGCCGGGCCACCACCCACTGGGCGTACGCGGACCGCTTCCGGCGGCTGCACCCGGGGGTGGACCTCGATCCGGAGGTGCTCTTCCTCGACTCCGGCGGGGTGCTCACCTCGGCCGGGGTGGCCGCCGGCCTCGACCTCTGCCTGCACGTGATCCGCACCGACCACGGCAGCGAGGTGGCCAACCGCTCCGCCCGCCGCTGCGTGGTCCCGCCCTGGCGCGACGGCGGGCAGGCCCAGTACATCGAGCGCCCGGTGCCCCGGACGGCGGACACCGGCACCGCCGCCACCCGCGAGTGGGCCCGGCAACGGCTGCACGAACCGGTCGCCCTGCGCGACCTGGCCGCGCACGCCCGGATGAGCGTACGGACCTTCACCCGGCACTTCCGCTCGGAGACCGGGCTCAGCCCGGCGCAGTGGCTGCTCCAGCAGCGCACCGAACACGCCCGGCTGCTGCTGGAGACCACCGGCCTGACCGTCGACCAGATCGCCCGCCACGCCGGCTTCGGCACCACCGCCGCGCTGCGGCAGCACTTCCACCACCGGGTCGGCGTCGCCCCGACGGCGTACCGGCGTACCTTCCGGCGGTCTCCCGACCCTGCCTGA
- a CDS encoding ArsR/SmtB family transcription factor, translating into MPVALRFSPADLLRCRFAISPMLETLSAVRLLSPREGVGPHRRWFDTIDTRELDLRPITLLQPRRGYTPDFLSPPPVSPHVRFEDELAAVAATDHDRVRAELRRSLADNPGAAESATGRLLLGDPAVVLQTLVSLVKRAWEVLVEPVWPQVRGLLDADVGFQTRRLAEGGLDRLFAELHPRLRWNNGVLTREYGDDERRDLRGEGLVLVPSAFKWDQVVVIVDPPWQPTVIYPARGLGTLWQPLSADRHVALGRLIGKTRAVLLLSLDEPASTTTLAHRHALAAGTVSEHLSVLRDAGFVAGERHRHEIRYRRTPLGEAVLR; encoded by the coding sequence ATGCCGGTCGCGCTGCGATTCAGCCCTGCCGACCTGCTGCGCTGCCGCTTCGCCATCTCGCCCATGCTCGAGACGCTGTCCGCGGTGCGCCTGCTCTCCCCACGCGAAGGCGTCGGCCCGCACCGCCGCTGGTTCGACACCATCGACACGCGGGAACTCGACCTGCGGCCGATCACCCTGCTCCAGCCGCGTCGCGGCTACACCCCCGACTTCCTCTCGCCGCCTCCGGTCAGCCCGCACGTCCGGTTCGAGGACGAGCTCGCGGCGGTGGCGGCCACTGACCACGATCGGGTACGCGCAGAGCTGCGACGGTCCCTGGCGGACAACCCAGGGGCGGCCGAGTCGGCGACCGGACGGCTCCTGCTGGGCGACCCGGCTGTTGTTCTTCAGACGCTGGTCTCACTCGTGAAGCGGGCGTGGGAGGTCCTGGTCGAACCGGTCTGGCCGCAGGTACGCGGGCTGCTCGACGCCGATGTGGGCTTCCAGACCCGACGTCTCGCCGAAGGCGGTCTGGACCGGTTGTTCGCCGAGCTGCATCCACGACTCCGCTGGAACAACGGCGTGCTGACCCGCGAGTACGGCGACGACGAGCGCCGCGATCTGCGCGGCGAGGGGCTTGTCCTGGTGCCCAGCGCATTCAAGTGGGATCAGGTCGTCGTCATCGTGGACCCGCCCTGGCAGCCCACCGTGATCTATCCGGCGCGCGGGCTCGGCACGCTCTGGCAGCCCCTTTCCGCCGATCGGCATGTGGCTCTGGGCCGGTTGATCGGCAAAACCCGGGCGGTGCTGCTGCTCAGCCTCGACGAGCCGGCCAGCACGACGACGCTGGCCCACCGCCACGCGCTGGCAGCCGGGACGGTCTCCGAGCATTTGTCGGTGCTGCGCGACGCCGGGTTCGTTGCCGGGGAACGACACCGGCACGAGATCCGCTATCGGCGTACGCCCCTCGGCGAAGCCGTCCTCCGTTAG
- a CDS encoding tetratricopeptide repeat protein produces MNPNADWEQRSADLWAAFNAAPDDWDGADFRERVGALADELGADHPVAAFERASAWDSTGHSDKALPLYRKALELGIDGIRRRRSVIQMSSSLRNIGQPGESVRLLTEERERGSDELDDAVSATLALALTSVGREREAVSIAVGALAKHLPRYQRSMANYARLLVQPD; encoded by the coding sequence ATGAACCCGAACGCCGACTGGGAGCAGCGCAGCGCGGACCTGTGGGCGGCCTTCAACGCGGCACCCGACGACTGGGACGGAGCGGACTTCCGCGAGCGGGTCGGCGCCCTCGCCGACGAGTTGGGGGCGGATCATCCGGTGGCGGCGTTCGAGCGGGCCTCCGCCTGGGACTCGACCGGTCACTCGGACAAGGCGCTGCCGCTCTACCGCAAGGCGCTGGAGCTGGGCATCGACGGCATCCGCCGGCGGCGCTCAGTGATCCAGATGTCCAGCTCGCTGCGGAACATCGGGCAGCCCGGGGAGAGCGTCCGGCTGCTGACCGAGGAACGTGAGCGCGGCTCCGACGAGCTCGACGACGCGGTCAGCGCGACGCTCGCGCTGGCTCTGACCAGCGTCGGCCGGGAGCGGGAGGCAGTGTCGATCGCCGTCGGGGCGCTCGCCAAGCACCTGCCCCGCTATCAGCGGTCGATGGCCAACTACGCCCGGCTCCTGGTCCAGCCCGACTGA
- a CDS encoding BlaI/MecI/CopY family transcriptional regulator, whose protein sequence is MRQRLAVAVWMAGVRQRRGYGDLAQAALDVLGEASESMTPAQVRDVLGGDLAYTTVMTVLVRLCDQGLLSRKRIGRAYEYTLVRDPAQITARRMHRLLAVDADRAGVLARFVDGLTGEDEQVLRDLLGQIIATPEPRSDQS, encoded by the coding sequence ATGCGGCAGCGACTAGCGGTGGCGGTGTGGATGGCGGGCGTGCGGCAGCGGCGCGGCTACGGCGATCTCGCCCAGGCGGCCCTGGACGTCCTGGGAGAGGCCTCCGAGTCGATGACCCCTGCACAGGTTCGCGACGTTCTCGGTGGCGACCTCGCCTACACCACGGTGATGACGGTGCTGGTGCGGCTGTGCGACCAGGGTCTGCTGAGCCGCAAGCGAATCGGTAGGGCGTACGAATACACCCTGGTCCGGGATCCGGCGCAGATCACCGCCCGACGGATGCACCGACTGCTCGCTGTCGATGCGGACCGAGCCGGGGTGCTGGCCCGCTTCGTGGACGGCCTGACCGGCGAGGATGAGCAGGTGTTGCGGGACCTGCTGGGCCAGATCATCGCGACCCCTGAGCCACGATCCGACCAGTCTTGA